In Bubalus bubalis isolate 160015118507 breed Murrah chromosome 3, NDDB_SH_1, whole genome shotgun sequence, a genomic segment contains:
- the RAB37 gene encoding ras-related protein Rab-37 isoform X5, giving the protein MTGTPGTAATRDGEAPERSPPCGPSHDLTGKNKVVTVDGVRVKLQIWDTAGQERFRSVTHAYYRDAQALLLLYDITNKSSFDNIRAWLTEIHEYAQRDVVVMLLGNKADVSSERVIRSEDGEMLAREYGVPFMETSAKTGMNVELAFLAIAKELKYRARRQADEPSFQIRDYVESQKKRPSCCSFL; this is encoded by the exons ATGACGGGAACGCCTGGCACCGCGGCCACCCGGGATGGCGAGGCCCCCGAGCGCTCCCCACCCTGCGGGCCGAGCCACGATCTCACGGGCAAG AACAAAGTGGTGACCGTGGATGGTGTGAGAGTGAAACTGCAG ATCTGGGACACGGCAGGGCAGGAGCGGTTCCGCAGTGTGACCCATGCTTATTACCGAGACGCCCAGG cCTTGCTCCTGCTGTACGACATCACCAACAAATCTTCCTTCGACAACATCCGG GCTTGGCTCACTGAGATTCACGAGTATGCCCAGAGGGATGTGGTGGTCATGCTTCTGGGCAACAAG GCAGATGTGAGCAGTGAAAGGGTGATCCGCTCAGAGGATGGAGAGATGCTGGCCAGG GAATATGGAGTTCCCTTCATGGAGACCAGCGCCAAGACGGGCATGAATGTGGAGCTAGCCTTTCTGGCCATTGCCAA GGAGCTGAAATACAGAGCCAGGCGGCAGGCCGATGAGCCCAGCTTCCAGATCCGAGACTACGTGGAGTCCCAGAAGAAGCGGCCCAGCTGCTGCTCCTTCCTGTGA
- the RAB37 gene encoding ras-related protein Rab-37 isoform X1 encodes MDLQRLDSYQGGAGPDFHEHVLHKTILVGDSGVGKTSLLVQFDQGKFIPGSFSATVGIGFTVMLLGDSGVGKTCFLIRFRDGAFLSGTFIATVGIDFRNKVVTVDGVRVKLQIWDTAGQERFRSVTHAYYRDAQALLLLYDITNKSSFDNIRAWLTEIHEYAQRDVVVMLLGNKADVSSERVIRSEDGEMLAREYGVPFMETSAKTGMNVELAFLAIAKELKYRARRQADEPSFQIRDYVESQKKRPSCCSFL; translated from the exons ACCATCCTGGTGGGGGACAGCGGCGTGGGGAAGACCTCCCTGCTGGTTCAGTTCGACCAGGGCAAGTTCATCCCAGGCTCCTTCTCGGCCACCGTGGGCATCGGATTCACA GTGATGCTTCTGGGAGACTCGGGCGTCGGCAAAACCTGTTTCCTCATCCGATTCAGAGACGGGGCCTTCCTGTCCGGGACCTTCATAGCCACCGTCGGCATAGACTTCAGG AACAAAGTGGTGACCGTGGATGGTGTGAGAGTGAAACTGCAG ATCTGGGACACGGCAGGGCAGGAGCGGTTCCGCAGTGTGACCCATGCTTATTACCGAGACGCCCAGG cCTTGCTCCTGCTGTACGACATCACCAACAAATCTTCCTTCGACAACATCCGG GCTTGGCTCACTGAGATTCACGAGTATGCCCAGAGGGATGTGGTGGTCATGCTTCTGGGCAACAAG GCAGATGTGAGCAGTGAAAGGGTGATCCGCTCAGAGGATGGAGAGATGCTGGCCAGG GAATATGGAGTTCCCTTCATGGAGACCAGCGCCAAGACGGGCATGAATGTGGAGCTAGCCTTTCTGGCCATTGCCAA GGAGCTGAAATACAGAGCCAGGCGGCAGGCCGATGAGCCCAGCTTCCAGATCCGAGACTACGTGGAGTCCCAGAAGAAGCGGCCCAGCTGCTGCTCCTTCCTGTGA
- the RAB37 gene encoding ras-related protein Rab-37 isoform X2, whose amino-acid sequence MTGTPGTAATRDGEAPERSPPCGPSHDLTGKVMLLGDSGVGKTCFLIRFRDGAFLSGTFIATVGIDFRNKVVTVDGVRVKLQIWDTAGQERFRSVTHAYYRDAQALLLLYDITNKSSFDNIRAWLTEIHEYAQRDVVVMLLGNKADVSSERVIRSEDGEMLAREYGVPFMETSAKTGMNVELAFLAIAKELKYRARRQADEPSFQIRDYVESQKKRPSCCSFL is encoded by the exons ATGACGGGAACGCCTGGCACCGCGGCCACCCGGGATGGCGAGGCCCCCGAGCGCTCCCCACCCTGCGGGCCGAGCCACGATCTCACGGGCAAG GTGATGCTTCTGGGAGACTCGGGCGTCGGCAAAACCTGTTTCCTCATCCGATTCAGAGACGGGGCCTTCCTGTCCGGGACCTTCATAGCCACCGTCGGCATAGACTTCAGG AACAAAGTGGTGACCGTGGATGGTGTGAGAGTGAAACTGCAG ATCTGGGACACGGCAGGGCAGGAGCGGTTCCGCAGTGTGACCCATGCTTATTACCGAGACGCCCAGG cCTTGCTCCTGCTGTACGACATCACCAACAAATCTTCCTTCGACAACATCCGG GCTTGGCTCACTGAGATTCACGAGTATGCCCAGAGGGATGTGGTGGTCATGCTTCTGGGCAACAAG GCAGATGTGAGCAGTGAAAGGGTGATCCGCTCAGAGGATGGAGAGATGCTGGCCAGG GAATATGGAGTTCCCTTCATGGAGACCAGCGCCAAGACGGGCATGAATGTGGAGCTAGCCTTTCTGGCCATTGCCAA GGAGCTGAAATACAGAGCCAGGCGGCAGGCCGATGAGCCCAGCTTCCAGATCCGAGACTACGTGGAGTCCCAGAAGAAGCGGCCCAGCTGCTGCTCCTTCCTGTGA
- the RAB37 gene encoding ras-related protein Rab-37 isoform X4: MLLGDSGVGKTCFLIRFRDGAFLSGTFIATVGIDFRNKVVTVDGVRVKLQIWDTAGQERFRSVTHAYYRDAQALLLLYDITNKSSFDNIRAWLTEIHEYAQRDVVVMLLGNKADVSSERVIRSEDGEMLAREYGVPFMETSAKTGMNVELAFLAIAKELKYRARRQADEPSFQIRDYVESQKKRPSCCSFL; the protein is encoded by the exons ATGCTTCTGGGAGACTCGGGCGTCGGCAAAACCTGTTTCCTCATCCGATTCAGAGACGGGGCCTTCCTGTCCGGGACCTTCATAGCCACCGTCGGCATAGACTTCAGG AACAAAGTGGTGACCGTGGATGGTGTGAGAGTGAAACTGCAG ATCTGGGACACGGCAGGGCAGGAGCGGTTCCGCAGTGTGACCCATGCTTATTACCGAGACGCCCAGG cCTTGCTCCTGCTGTACGACATCACCAACAAATCTTCCTTCGACAACATCCGG GCTTGGCTCACTGAGATTCACGAGTATGCCCAGAGGGATGTGGTGGTCATGCTTCTGGGCAACAAG GCAGATGTGAGCAGTGAAAGGGTGATCCGCTCAGAGGATGGAGAGATGCTGGCCAGG GAATATGGAGTTCCCTTCATGGAGACCAGCGCCAAGACGGGCATGAATGTGGAGCTAGCCTTTCTGGCCATTGCCAA GGAGCTGAAATACAGAGCCAGGCGGCAGGCCGATGAGCCCAGCTTCCAGATCCGAGACTACGTGGAGTCCCAGAAGAAGCGGCCCAGCTGCTGCTCCTTCCTGTGA